Proteins encoded within one genomic window of Rhododendron vialii isolate Sample 1 chromosome 1a, ASM3025357v1:
- the LOC131318733 gene encoding uncharacterized protein LOC131318733 isoform X1, translated as MEMETKQPQPHCGGAQAVLNIQPTTSVSLAYHPLFGPHDDLILLELDEKLLPDVLQDRVTLRGQPDEDAVLCTRSKTYAIKFVGTSNSVLLIPPLDQSVSCGDTEDYDKKLIAPVFKVAPGVMELVEVAPRIDKLKTLLSEHPYPFDEVSVMEEPNEMENSNRGFYSWEDLIDKVQASDEELRSGLHSLSAVEIGGYWRIVDDNYMDGILNMLLHNSVLNDWSLNALNESDVVIVLQSDGFPREIAHHCLQVYCSKVNEGVMRLDEKRVCVHFARRILRGRKMRMDNFMVEWTRKIPDGMQASFDTLEGEVLTEKLGIETWVYAFSVSSLPSAPTERFSMLFRERPKWEWKDLQPYIRDLSVPGLSSEGLLLKYTRRTQPTADAEPVFSAR; from the exons atggagatggagacgAAGCAGCCACAGCCACATTGCGGAGGAGCACAAGCAGTTTTAAACATCCAACCCACTACATCGGTCTCTCTAGCATATCATCCTCTCTTTGGTCCTCATGACGATCTGATTCTCCTCGAGCTGGATGAGAAGCTTCTCCCAGATGTCCTCCAAGATAG aGTGACCTTGAGAGGACAACCCGATGAAGATGCAGTTCTTTGTACTCGGTCAAAAACTTATGCCATCAAGTTTGTAGGAACTTCAAACTCTGTTTTACTTATACCCCCTTTGGATCAATCTGTATCGTGTGGAGATACAGAAGATTATGACAAGAAATTGATTGCACCAGTCTTCAAAGTGGCACCTGGCGTCATGGAACTTGTTGAGGTGGCTCCCAGAATTGACAAGCTTAAAACGCTTCTCTCTGAGCATCCTTACCCATTTGATGAGGTGTCAGTAATGGAGGAGCCaaatgaaatggaaaatagTAATAGAGGGTTTTACAGTTGGGAAGATCTGATTGACAAGGTACAAGCTAGCGACGAAGAACTGAGGTCTGGACTACACTCTCTTTCAGCAGTTGAAATTGGCGGATATTGGAGAATCGTGGATGATAACTACATGGACGGGATTCTAAATATGCTTTTGCACAATTCAGTGTTGAACGATTGGTCCCTGAATGCACTCAATGAAAGTGATGTTGTTATTGTGCTTCAATCAGATGGGTTTCCTCGTGAAATAGCACATCATTGTTTGCAAGTTTACTGCTCTAAAGTGAATGAGGGTGTGATGAGGTTAGATGAGAAGCGTGTTTGTGTGCATTTTGCAAGAAGGATATTGAGAGGACGGAAAATGAGGATGGATAATTTCATGGTGGAGTGGACACGGAAGATTCCAGATGGGATGCAGGCCAGTTTCGACACGTTGGAAGGGGAAGTTTTGACTGAGAAACTTGGGATTGAGACTTGGGTTTATGCCTTTAGCGTCTCTTCTCTTCCCTCTGCCCCTACTGAGCGATTCTCAATGCTCTTTCGAGAGCGACCGAAATGGGAGTGGAAAGACCTTCAGCCTTACATTAG GGATCTAAGCGTGCCAGGTTTGTCTTCTGAGGGTTTACTACTCAAGTATACACGAAGAACACAGCCAACCGCGGATGCAGAACCGGTTTTCAGTGCAAGATAG
- the LOC131318733 gene encoding uncharacterized protein LOC131318733 isoform X2: MEMETKQPQPHCGGAQAVLNIQPTTSVSLAYHPLFGPHDDLILLELDEKLLPDVLQDRVTLRGQPDEDAVLCTRSKTYAIKFVGTSNSVLLIPPLDQSVSCGDTEDYDKKLIAPVFKVAPGVMELVEVAPRIDKLKTLLSEHPYPFDEVSVMEEPNEMENSNRGFYSWEDLIDKVQASDEELRSGLHSLSAVEIGGYWRIVDDNYMDGILNMLLHNSVLNDWSLNALNESDVVIVLQSDGFPREIAHHCLQVYCSKVNEGVMRLDEKRVCVHFARRILRGRKMRMDNFMVEWTRKIPDGMQASFDTLEGEVLTEKLGIETWVYAFSVSSLPSAPTERFSMLFRERPKWEWKDLQPYIRFVF, encoded by the exons atggagatggagacgAAGCAGCCACAGCCACATTGCGGAGGAGCACAAGCAGTTTTAAACATCCAACCCACTACATCGGTCTCTCTAGCATATCATCCTCTCTTTGGTCCTCATGACGATCTGATTCTCCTCGAGCTGGATGAGAAGCTTCTCCCAGATGTCCTCCAAGATAG aGTGACCTTGAGAGGACAACCCGATGAAGATGCAGTTCTTTGTACTCGGTCAAAAACTTATGCCATCAAGTTTGTAGGAACTTCAAACTCTGTTTTACTTATACCCCCTTTGGATCAATCTGTATCGTGTGGAGATACAGAAGATTATGACAAGAAATTGATTGCACCAGTCTTCAAAGTGGCACCTGGCGTCATGGAACTTGTTGAGGTGGCTCCCAGAATTGACAAGCTTAAAACGCTTCTCTCTGAGCATCCTTACCCATTTGATGAGGTGTCAGTAATGGAGGAGCCaaatgaaatggaaaatagTAATAGAGGGTTTTACAGTTGGGAAGATCTGATTGACAAGGTACAAGCTAGCGACGAAGAACTGAGGTCTGGACTACACTCTCTTTCAGCAGTTGAAATTGGCGGATATTGGAGAATCGTGGATGATAACTACATGGACGGGATTCTAAATATGCTTTTGCACAATTCAGTGTTGAACGATTGGTCCCTGAATGCACTCAATGAAAGTGATGTTGTTATTGTGCTTCAATCAGATGGGTTTCCTCGTGAAATAGCACATCATTGTTTGCAAGTTTACTGCTCTAAAGTGAATGAGGGTGTGATGAGGTTAGATGAGAAGCGTGTTTGTGTGCATTTTGCAAGAAGGATATTGAGAGGACGGAAAATGAGGATGGATAATTTCATGGTGGAGTGGACACGGAAGATTCCAGATGGGATGCAGGCCAGTTTCGACACGTTGGAAGGGGAAGTTTTGACTGAGAAACTTGGGATTGAGACTTGGGTTTATGCCTTTAGCGTCTCTTCTCTTCCCTCTGCCCCTACTGAGCGATTCTCAATGCTCTTTCGAGAGCGACCGAAATGGGAGTGGAAAGACCTTCAGCCTTACATTAG GTTTGTCTTCTGA